From the Verrucomicrobiota bacterium genome, the window CAAAATGCCATAGCGCAACCTGGGAAACCGAAAGCGCACCAGCATGAGAACGCCGAAGAGGAGCGCGCCCTCCAACAGGCCTTCGTAGAGCTGCGAGGGGTGGCGGGGCGCCAGGTAGTCACCCAGTCGGTCCAAGACGCGCGGGTCCTTTTGGCCAGCTGCCACCAGCGCGTGGATGCCGCTGTGAATTTGGCTGCCGCTCTCGACGTAGGCCCGCAGCGGTTCGTCATTGAACTCGGCCACTTCCACCAAGACCGGCTCGACCCCACTGGCCGGAGGGCGGCGCTCCAGGGCCATGGGAAACTTCATGGCCCAGGGCACGCCTTGGGCGATGCGACCATAGAGTTCGCCATTGATGAAATTGGCCAAGCGACCAAACAGAATGCCAAGCGGCGCCACGCACACCAGGTTGTCCCCCAGGTTCCGCCAAGAAAGACCGTGCTTGCGTGAGTAATAGAGCGTGAAAAAGACAAGCCCGAGAATGCCGCCGTGGCTGGCCATGCCCCCATCCCAGACCTTGATGAAGCTCAGGGGATCGGCCCGCAGACCGTCCAAGTTGTAGAAGAGCATGTAGCCGAGACGCCCGCCCAAGAGCACGCCGAAGATGGCGGCATAGGTGATGAAGTCGGCCACTTTTTTGGGCTGGAGCTGGCAGAAACCCCGCTCGCAAAGGCGCTTCAAAATGGCAAAGCCCAAGAGAAAGCCGCCCAGGTAGGCCAAACCATACCAGCGGAGCCCCACCGTTTCGCTGAAGCGGAAAACGAAGGGGTCGAAGTGATGGACGATTTCCGCGAGGGGCACCTTCTATCCAACGATGGCTTGGGGGAGCTTGTCCAGCGTGGGCTTGTCAAATCTTGGGAGAAGTTTCCCTCAATCAAAGATTGCCGATGGCGCACTCGTTGTATCGTGGCGGGAGGCCGATGCCTTTCTGCCATGAAACCGTTTCTTGAGCCAGCTTCTGAGAGCGAAAACCAGTCGATCACTGCGCTGGAAATGAGTCTGTTGCTCTTCGTCTTGGCGCTTTACCTCGTGCTCTTGGCGACCGGTTCCCGCCTTTCCCCGGAAGACGGGGAACGCGTCCCGGTGCTCCCGCTCCCCGCGCCCTCCTCTGCGGCCTCCGCTCCCTGATGTCCCCCTTCAACCAAGAAGAACTTCCCCATGCGGTCATGAGTGCTTGCATGGAGGTCCATCGCGAGTTGGGCCCCGGGCTGCCGCAAGAGGCTTACCTGGCCGCTCTCGCGCAGGAGCTGCGGATGCGGGAATTGTTCTTTGATCGGGACCGACCACTCCAGGTCTTTTACAAAGGGGCCTTGCTCGATGTGCAGCAGAAAGTCGACTTCGTGGTGGAAGACTCCATCGTGATCGATTGCCAAAGTGACGACAGCCACGGGGCTGCCGACAAGCGTCGGCTCATCAATAGCCTGCGCCTCGGCGGCTACGAGGTAGGCTTTCTGGTGGACTTCGCAGTCCCCGACTTCCGCGATGGCATCAAGCGGGTCATCGTCTCGGGAGAAACGCCCAAGGTCCCCTGGAAGGAAGCCTGAAACCCCAGCGCTGGGGCGGGCAGAGAAGGTGGTCGGACGCCAGGAAGAAGGCTTCGGGCCGGGGTCGCTCAAAAAGCCGGGCAATCAGCTCTCCGCGATTTGTTTTTCTAAGGCGTCAAAGCGCGCACTGCGGTTGGCGTAAGCCGGGTAGGTGGCCGGATCGGCTTCTGCCGGGAGATAGCGCCAATGCTTATACATCCAAATCCAGGGCCCTGGGTTCTCCAGGATCTTGGCCTCAAAGACATCCCAGCAGCTCTGCGCGATTTGCTGGAGACTCTCGCCCTCGCTGAATTCCAGCGGAGCAAAGCCCTCGATCCGGTAGGTGCCATCGGCTTGGGGAAAACACATGCCGGGAATGACGCGCAGGCCACTGCGTTCGGCCAAGACCGCGTGCAGCAGGGTGACGCAGGTTTGGCGACCGAAGCAGCGAATGATGGTGGCAGCCCGGCTGGGCTTGACCGTGAGGTCGGTCAAAAAGGCCGCTTGGCCCCGGCCTTTGAGATGCTTGAGGAGTTTGATCATGGCGCGGCGTTGGCCGATCACTTCGTGGCCGCTGCCCTCCCGGCACTCCTTGATCACCTGGGTCAGATGAGGATTCTTGAAGTCCTGCGCGATGATCATGAAGGGGAAGTCACGAAAGCCCATCATGTAGGCGATCCACTCAAAATTGCCGTAATGCGGTGTGACCCAGATGGCCCCCGTCTCCCGCCCTTCTTCGACTGCGTCCATGTGGTCGGTTTGGATCTCGACAAATTGCTCGTAATTGTCCCGCGTGAGATGCCCTGCCCAGAAAAGATCGACGGCATTGCGGGCAAAGTTTTGAAAGCTCTCGAGCGCGATAGCCCGGCGCTCTTTCTCGTCAAAACGATCGCCGAAAATCACGCGCAGATTTTCCAAGGCCGTTTGGCGACCTCGCGCATCGATCCAGTAAGCCAAGCGGCCCAACCCCCGCGCCAGCCCCAAGGCCATAGCCCGCGGCAACTTCGGAATGGCAAAGCGGAGACTCGCCACCCCCGTCCACTCCAATCGATAACGTAAGTCTTTCCAATTCATGGCTCTCGAGCGAAAACTGCCCTACCGCAAAAGCGCAGCAAAGCATAGCCGGGAAAGGCAGTCACCGCTGGAAAACGCGCCCAAAACATGCTATGACCCCCGAAGCTTCCCCGCAACGCTGGTTCCGGTCCCCCTCGTAACCAAGGACGCCCCCTCCCCTTCCATGTCTCAACCACCTGAATCGTCCATCATCCCAGCCAAGAAACGGCTGAAGAAGCGCGTCAACGTGCGCCGCCCGGATGTCATGGCCTTGGTGGAAGACGAAGTGCGGGACCACTATCGCAGCTCGATCGTAGAGCGCATCCGGGCTCACGGAGGCGTGCTCGCCATTGGCAACACCACCGTGCGCCTGGCCAAGCAATTTGGCTTTTGCTACGGGGTCGAACGCGCCATCGACCTCTCCTACGCCGCGCGGCGGGTCTTCCCGACCAATCGCATCTTCCTCATCGGTGAAATCATTCACAATCCCGAGGTCAATCGCCAGCTAGTCGAAATGGGCATCACCAGCCTCGACTGGGAAAACCTCACCCAGGAGTATGAAGACCTGGGAGAAGAAGACGTCGTCATCGTGCCCGCCTTCGGCACCTCCATGCCCTTCATGAACAAGCTCCAGGAGCGGGGAGTCTACGTCATCGACACCACTTGTGGCGACGTCATGAGCGTGTGGAAGCGAGTCAAAAACAACGCCAAGGGCGGCTACACCTCCATCATTCACGGAAAAAAAGGCCACGAGGAAACCCTCGCCACCGCCTCCCGCGCCCTGGGCACAGACGGCACCGGACACTACCTCGTGCTCTTGACCTTGGCAGAATGCGACCTCGTCTGCGACTACATCCGAAACGGCGGAGACAAACAAGCCTTCCTCACACGATTCGCCGAAGCCTACTCCCCCGGCTTCGATCCCGATGTCCACTTGGTCAAAGTGGGCCTCGCCAACCAGACCACCATGTTGGAATCGGAAACCGAAGAGATCCAACGCCGGGTCAAAAACGCCATCGTGGCTCGCTACGGCCAAGAAGAAATCGCAGACCACTACCAATCCTTTGACACCATCTGTGGTGCCACCCAAGAGCGCCAAGACGCCCTCTACGAAATGCTGCGGGAGAAAATGGACCTTCTTCTAGTGGTCGGCGGTTACAACAGCTCGAACACCACCCATCTCGTCGAAATCGGAGAAAAAGAACTGCCCTCTTTCTTCATTCGCAGCGCCTCCTGTCTCCAGTCCTTCGAACGGATCGTTCACTACGATCTCGAGCAGCAGACCGAAGTCGAAGCCTACTCCCAGAAGTTTAACCAACTCGATCGAGCCATGGTCGTCGGCATCACCGCGGGCGCCTCCTGCCCGAACAACTTGATCGAGGCCACCGTCCTACGAATTTTCGAACTTCGTGGAATCGATCGAGAAGGCGTCGTGGCCGCTCTGCCCCCGGTCACCTCCTAGGGGGCCTGATCCACCAGCACGTGCTACCAACTCGCCTCTCTCAGAAAAGGCGAAAGTGAAGTCAAGTCAAATAAGTCTTGACCATAAATTCAAATAAGTATTTAACTTGTTGGAACAACCTTTGGTCCTTCATCCTTGATATCGTTGAATCAGAGCCACAACGATGTCGACTCCCAGCCCCTTTCTGGAGTCGCCCTCCCTCATCGTCGCTTGGCTTCTCAAAGAGGACCTCAAAGCCAAACAGTTTTTTGCCCAGATTCTTCTCGTGCAGGCCGAAGAGCCACCGCTCCTTCTCAAAGAAGAGCAGCCAAAAGAAGCAGAGTCTTCCAGGCAAATGTCGGTAGAGTTGGTTCGTGGATGGTTCGCGTAGTCAAGAGCGCGCGCGTCTCCCGATCGCCTCTCGACGAGAGTTTTCCATCCGCATCGCGCCTTTCGAGTGATGGGACACCGTGGGCGGAACGGAAAATGATGGCAGTGGACCTCTCCGTGCCAGTCTAAACCAACACGTCACCAACCATGCCGAAGAAAAAAGTAGCTAAAAAAAAGGCGGTCAAAAAGAAGGCCGTGAAAAAAGCGGCTAAGAAGAAAGCTGTGAAGAAAAAGGTCGTCAAAAAGAAAGTCGCCAAAAAGAAGGCGGTGAAGAAAAAAGCCGCCAAGAAAAAGGCCGCCAAAAAGAAAGCGGTCAAAAAGAAAGCGGTCAAAAAGAAGGCCGTGAAGAAAAAGGCAGCTAAGAAAAAAGCCGTGAAGAAAAAGGTCGTCAAAAAGAAAGCGGCCAAGAAAAAGCGCTAACGGCCCCTTGATCCCCCTCGCTATGCTCCTAGCAGAGGGACACCCCTGAAGCCGTCTTCTTTCTTGCGGTTTGTCTTCAGGTTTTCCAGACGCCCGGATCGATCCCTCAGCGAGGGACATCCGGGCGTTCTTGTGCCGGGAAAAAGCAGTTGCAAAAACCGGGCGCGAGCCCTTACTTGCCGACTGGCTGTGGCCTCAGCATGCGCGGTTAGCTCAGTGGTAGAGCACCACCTTGACACGGTGGGGGTCACTGGTTCGAACCCAGTATCGCGCACCATTTTTTAGCCAAGCGTTAGCTGCGAATCACCTGCACCTGCAAGTCCCTAAGCGAGCAAAGCCCACCGAAGTCTCCGTAGCGCATCTTGCGCGCCCCACTCTTGCGCTTAGGTCCGAACTTTTCTCTTCTGGCCTCGAAGAACCCATCCACAAAGCCCTTGCTCCCAATCACCACCCCGTCGGTGAAATAGCGCACTCGGCACAACAACCACTCATGTCGCCTTAGCTGCCCTTTCCTCTCCAAAACCTCCCGCTTCCTCTCTTCCCTCGAACTCGAACTATCAACCCGAACTGAAGCCCCCCGAGCTTCCACTACCCTAGCAAGTCCACGCAGCGCCTCCTCGTTCCCACTCCCAAGAGCCTCCCCATACCCACACCAGCGGTAATCCTTGGGATCCTCCACCATCCCTGCTCGCACGGGATTAAGATCAATGTAAGCCGCCATGGCGTCGGTAGCTCCTTCCCTATTCTCCACCAAGACACTCTTGAAGCGATCCTCCCAAAGCGTTCCTCGTCTCCCGTGCTTCTTATTGAACCACTGCGTGAAGCGCTGCTTCAGCGTCTTCATAAACTCGGAGAGACTGTTCATCCGGTAGAGCAAGGATTCCCGATACTCGGCTAGGGCCTGTTCTCCCTGAGAAGGACACAACTCCTTGAGCTTCCAACGAATCTCCCGGAGAGCTGCGTCGCTGTAGACATGGCCACAGCGCTCCAGAATCTCCTCATCGGAGAGCGTAAACCCCTCCGAAGAAGGCACTTCCACCAAAAGGTGGAAGTGATTGCTCATCGCGCAGTACGTGAGGATCTCCACCCCACAGAAGCGGGCATACATCCGCATAAAGCGAACGAACTGCTCCCGTTCCTCGTCTCCCAGGACAAACTGACGATCCACCACCCGGGAAATCACATGATAGACAGCAGAAGACTGATTCTGATCGGCGAGGATACGGGCGGTTCTCATCGGAATAGGGAGAGTTTATCGATCCCGTAGACGGATTTCATGCCCATTGACATCCGAACTGCAACATCGGCTAACTTAAACCGTTGTTGTTCAATGCCTTCCAACTACAAGCAACTGACCTATTCTGACCGTCGCCTACTCGGCAAACTGAAGAAAGCCGGGAAGTCCATCCGTGAAATCGCTTCAATCCTGGAGTTCTCGCCCTCCACCATCAGCCGCGAGATCAAGCGCAATTACTGCGGTTTTGGCTACTGCTGCAATATGGCTCACCAGCGAACGCAGGCGAGAAGACATCGGGCCAACCAGCATCGAACGAAGTTGGGCACGCAGCAGATTCAGTTCATCAAGCAACAACTGCTTTTAACCCTAAGTCCCGAGCAGATCGCCTCGCTCTTCCCGCGCGCCTTCGGCCACACCATCACTCCCAAAACCATTTATCGATATATCCACTCCTACTCCGGATACCGCATGGGTTTGCAGCCTCTCCTCAGGACGCGGCCTCGTGTTCGTCGTCACCAGTGGCGCAGACGCTCTCGGTTGCCCGACAACAGACCCATGATCCATGAACGCCCTACCAGCGCCAACAAGCGCTCCCGCTACGGCCATTGGGAGATGGATCTCTTTCTGGGCAAGGCGGGATCCCCGGGCGCTGTCCTCACCCTCG encodes:
- the lgt gene encoding prolipoprotein diacylglyceryl transferase, which codes for MPLAEIVHHFDPFVFRFSETVGLRWYGLAYLGGFLLGFAILKRLCERGFCQLQPKKVADFITYAAIFGVLLGGRLGYMLFYNLDGLRADPLSFIKVWDGGMASHGGILGLVFFTLYYSRKHGLSWRNLGDNLVCVAPLGILFGRLANFINGELYGRIAQGVPWAMKFPMALERRPPASGVEPVLVEVAEFNDEPLRAYVESGSQIHSGIHALVAAGQKDPRVLDRLGDYLAPRHPSQLYEGLLEGALLFGVLMLVRFRFPRLRYGILTGLFFVLYALFRIVVENYREPDLGIALWWGLSRGQFLSLFLLLIGVVFLVTASPAEKKRPA
- a CDS encoding GxxExxY protein — its product is MSPFNQEELPHAVMSACMEVHRELGPGLPQEAYLAALAQELRMRELFFDRDRPLQVFYKGALLDVQQKVDFVVEDSIVIDCQSDDSHGAADKRRLINSLRLGGYEVGFLVDFAVPDFRDGIKRVIVSGETPKVPWKEA
- a CDS encoding lysophospholipid acyltransferase family protein, with the protein product MNWKDLRYRLEWTGVASLRFAIPKLPRAMALGLARGLGRLAYWIDARGRQTALENLRVIFGDRFDEKERRAIALESFQNFARNAVDLFWAGHLTRDNYEQFVEIQTDHMDAVEEGRETGAIWVTPHYGNFEWIAYMMGFRDFPFMIIAQDFKNPHLTQVIKECREGSGHEVIGQRRAMIKLLKHLKGRGQAAFLTDLTVKPSRAATIIRCFGRQTCVTLLHAVLAERSGLRVIPGMCFPQADGTYRIEGFAPLEFSEGESLQQIAQSCWDVFEAKILENPGPWIWMYKHWRYLPAEADPATYPAYANRSARFDALEKQIAES
- a CDS encoding 4-hydroxy-3-methylbut-2-enyl diphosphate reductase; translation: MSQPPESSIIPAKKRLKKRVNVRRPDVMALVEDEVRDHYRSSIVERIRAHGGVLAIGNTTVRLAKQFGFCYGVERAIDLSYAARRVFPTNRIFLIGEIIHNPEVNRQLVEMGITSLDWENLTQEYEDLGEEDVVIVPAFGTSMPFMNKLQERGVYVIDTTCGDVMSVWKRVKNNAKGGYTSIIHGKKGHEETLATASRALGTDGTGHYLVLLTLAECDLVCDYIRNGGDKQAFLTRFAEAYSPGFDPDVHLVKVGLANQTTMLESETEEIQRRVKNAIVARYGQEEIADHYQSFDTICGATQERQDALYEMLREKMDLLLVVGGYNSSNTTHLVEIGEKELPSFFIRSASCLQSFERIVHYDLEQQTEVEAYSQKFNQLDRAMVVGITAGASCPNNLIEATVLRIFELRGIDREGVVAALPPVTS
- a CDS encoding transposase, producing the protein MRTARILADQNQSSAVYHVISRVVDRQFVLGDEEREQFVRFMRMYARFCGVEILTYCAMSNHFHLLVEVPSSEGFTLSDEEILERCGHVYSDAALREIRWKLKELCPSQGEQALAEYRESLLYRMNSLSEFMKTLKQRFTQWFNKKHGRRGTLWEDRFKSVLVENREGATDAMAAYIDLNPVRAGMVEDPKDYRWCGYGEALGSGNEEALRGLARVVEARGASVRVDSSSSREERKREVLERKGQLRRHEWLLCRVRYFTDGVVIGSKGFVDGFFEARREKFGPKRKSGARKMRYGDFGGLCSLRDLQVQVIRS
- a CDS encoding IS30 family transposase, with the translated sequence MPIDIRTATSANLNRCCSMPSNYKQLTYSDRRLLGKLKKAGKSIREIASILEFSPSTISREIKRNYCGFGYCCNMAHQRTQARRHRANQHRTKLGTQQIQFIKQQLLLTLSPEQIASLFPRAFGHTITPKTIYRYIHSYSGYRMGLQPLLRTRPRVRRHQWRRRSRLPDNRPMIHERPTSANKRSRYGHWEMDLFLGKAGSPGAVLTLVERKTLFSIVLRLPDRKASSVQNAISAALRPYRVKSITTDNGNEFMEYDALRRAAGAEIYYCRPYRAWEKGLVENTIGLYRHFFPKKTALPTSPEEYRKAQDLLNNRPRKSIHF